The Desulfobulbaceae bacterium nucleotide sequence ATGGCGTCGCAAAAAGTCCGATCTACTGCGTTGCGTGGCGGTTTTGCTCGTTCGGCATACCATATGTATGGCCTCACTCACAAAACACACCCCGCGCCTCGGAGTCTCTCTTCGATCGCTTACCTGTATATCGCACCTTTTACTTAGCCATCCCCGGACTTTTTGCGAGATTGTCAAAGTTGCTATAGAGAGTTAAATGACCATGAGTGACGATACTCAGGTAGGTCGTGTAGGTCGGTTTAATCCAACGGGCGTATCACGACAAGCTGAAAAATAGGATTTACCCCTTCGCGTTCTGATAAGATTTGTGTTAATAATAACGTGAATTCAACTTGATACGATACGTATTTGAAATATTATTTTAAATGCAACTCTCGCTGCGGTCTATTGGCGCTGATCTTGGCAGCAATGGTTCTGTCCTGGAGTCAAGCTGTCTTTGCAGTGCCGGAGTCCGACCTCGCTGTCGCCTTCGATGCTCAGGTGCGGCCGTTTATTCAACGGCATTTCATTACCGGTTCTTTTACTGGCACGGGCGGGCTGACCTTGCGTTATCGGGAGCGAGAGGTTGAAAACGCCGTCGGGATTGTGGTGGTGGTCGGCGGTCGTACTGAATTTAGCTCTAAATACGATGAACTGCTGTACGATCTGCGCGACCTGCCATTGACTTTTTACTCCGTTGACCACCGGGGCCAGGGGATTTCTGATCGTCTGCTTAGTGATAAAAACAAGGGTCATGTTGTTCGGTTTGAAGATTATGTAATTGATCTGTCGATATTTGTCGATACGATAGTGCGAAAAAAACATAAAGGGCCACTGGTCATCATCGCCCACTCCATGGGTGGCCTTGTCTCAGCCTTGTATGCCAATTCGTATCCTGATTCGGTCCAAGGGTTGATCCTCTGTTCACCGATGTTGGGGATCAAGACCTCGCTGCTGCCGACGGTTGCAGCTCGCTTTCTTATCCAGGGCGCTTGTTCTCTTGGTTTTGAAGACCGATATATATTTGGATGCCAATCTTCTGACAGTGGCAAATCTTTCAGCGCCAACAAGGTGACTCACAGTGAGGCCCGTTTTTCCTTGAACCAGCGCTTGGTCGCCGAGACCCCTGACAATGCCTTGGGTAATCCGACCTTTGGTTGGATCAATCAAGCCTTTGTGGGGATGGATCATCTTGCCGCTAGCCACCGGCAGTTAGTTATGCCTGTTTTACTTCTGCAGGCAGAGGAAGACAAGGTGGTCCGGAATGCGCCTCAGAACGCGTTGTGTCGCGACCTGCCTGAGTGTACCTTGGTGACACTCCCTGGTTCGGGGCACGAGATTCTGATGGAGAGGGATCCCGTCAGGAACTCTGCCCTGAAGAGGATTCGTGGTTTTGTAGGGATGATTATCTCGAAGGCAACTGTGGAGCGCCGGTCATGAGTCCAGAGGAGAATAATTTAGTTTTGACCGTGGGGGCGCAGTGTCTGCTGAGTTGTGCTCCAGCCCCTTTATTGAAGGTCTTGAAGGCTGGTCTGACTTTGCCCAATCCCAAATATCAGGCAGCTAAAAAGTATGGGCGCTGGGTCGGCAAGAGTTTTCCTCAGCATCTCTACTATTTCAAAGAGACCGAGCAGGGGTTGCTCATGCCCCGCGGTTACGCCAGGGATGTGGTTATTCAATGCATTGAGGTGTTGGGCCTGAAACCTGAAATCATTGATCGTCGCCGTACTCTGCCGGAGGTGGATTTCTCTTTTCGTGGTGAGCTTCGTCCGTATCAGCAAGAGGCGGTGTCCGCCGTTTTGACCCGGGATTTTGGGGTGCTTGAGGCCGGAACCGGCAGCGGCAAAACGGTGATGGCGCTTCAAGTCATTGCCCGCCGCCGTCAACCCACCATTATCTTGGTGCACACCAAGGAATTATTGTATCAGTGGGCAGAGCGGGTTGAGCAATTTCTTGGTGTTGAGGCGGCCTTGTTGGGAGATGGTAAAGCAGCGTTGGGTCCGGTGACGGTTGCCATTGTCAATTCGGCGCGTAATCAACAAGACACCCTGGCCGCGTTTTTTGGCCAGGTTTTGGTAGATGAATGCCACCGGGTGCCGACGAGCCTGTTTACCGATGTGGTCACCACCTTCGATGCCAAGTATTCACTAGGGCTCTCCGCCACTGCTTATCGTCGTGAAGATGTCCTGACTCG carries:
- a CDS encoding DEAD/DEAH box helicase, which produces MSPEENNLVLTVGAQCLLSCAPAPLLKVLKAGLTLPNPKYQAAKKYGRWVGKSFPQHLYYFKETEQGLLMPRGYARDVVIQCIEVLGLKPEIIDRRRTLPEVDFSFRGELRPYQQEAVSAVLTRDFGVLEAGTGSGKTVMALQVIARRRQPTIILVHTKELLYQWAERVEQFLGVEAALLGDGKAALGPVTVAIVNSARNQQDTLAAFFGQVLVDECHRVPTSLFTDVVTTFDAKYSLGLSATAYRREDVLTRLIYLFMGSRSYQVDAKQLQETGAVLKPRIEFRVTGFTYNYRDDYSTMMTALVLDEARNRQIADDVAAVASKDSGAILVVSDRVAHCEALAVLITERGASAAVLTGRLSPDRRAEIVAGIRANTVKIVISTVQLIGEGFDAPGLTTLFLATPIKFSGRLKQVIGRILRPAASSKQATVYDYIDDQVGVLKYSAQGRQMTYEQLV
- a CDS encoding alpha/beta fold hydrolase; the protein is MKYYFKCNSRCGLLALILAAMVLSWSQAVFAVPESDLAVAFDAQVRPFIQRHFITGSFTGTGGLTLRYREREVENAVGIVVVVGGRTEFSSKYDELLYDLRDLPLTFYSVDHRGQGISDRLLSDKNKGHVVRFEDYVIDLSIFVDTIVRKKHKGPLVIIAHSMGGLVSALYANSYPDSVQGLILCSPMLGIKTSLLPTVAARFLIQGACSLGFEDRYIFGCQSSDSGKSFSANKVTHSEARFSLNQRLVAETPDNALGNPTFGWINQAFVGMDHLAASHRQLVMPVLLLQAEEDKVVRNAPQNALCRDLPECTLVTLPGSGHEILMERDPVRNSALKRIRGFVGMIISKATVERRS